The following proteins are co-located in the Triticum aestivum cultivar Chinese Spring chromosome 1A, IWGSC CS RefSeq v2.1, whole genome shotgun sequence genome:
- the LOC123095815 gene encoding uncharacterized protein isoform X2, producing the protein MSFIFDDHSVTNAYARVATPSSQVDASQINIEEGNEDGSGCELDVNQVTPTNVSSKGRKKRSCPYSPSPKMVQKAAKDSDDKMVFNRMVDLWERREISRNSATSQTNVDHVRDEIKEMTTMVVNDGGRPGSDVYFYALQLFTKKEHRDVFSALKDETASVRLEWIKRTWDLFMKKD; encoded by the coding sequence ATGAGTTTTATATTTGATGACCATAGTGTGACGAATGCATATGCAAGGGTCGCAACTCCCTCGTCTCAAGTTGATGCTTCTCAAATTAACATTGAAGAGGGTAATGAGGACGGCTCGGGATGTGAGTTAGATGTTAACCAAGTTACACCCACCAATGTTTCATCTAAAGGTCGAAAGAAGAGATCATGTCCTTATTCACCGAGTCCCAAGATGGTCCAAAAGGCGGCAAAAGATAGTGATGATAAAATGGTATTTAACCGTATGGTTGACCTTTGGGAGAGGAGGGAGATTAGCCGCAATTCGGCGACGTCTCAAACAAATGTGGATCATGTGAGAGATGAGATAAAAGAGATGACGACCATGGTGGTGAACGATGGAGGTCGTCCTGGAAGTGATGTGTATTTCTATGCTCTACAACTGTTTACGAAGAAGGAACATCGTGATGTGTTCAGTGCCCTCAAGGATGAGACTGCTAGTGTGAGGCTTGAATGGATCAAGAGGACATGGGATCTCTTTATGAAAAAAGATTAG
- the LOC123095815 gene encoding L10-interacting MYB domain-containing protein-like isoform X1 produces the protein MIRKFNERTNRNYVRKQFKNRWDLLKKEYNCWKTLNQKASGIGIDPVTRSIAATDEWWANEIQRNEIAAKFRYAPLVDEQRMSFIFDDHSVTNAYARVATPSSQVDASQINIEEGNEDGSGCELDVNQVTPTNVSSKGRKKRSCPYSPSPKMVQKAAKDSDDKMVFNRMVDLWERREISRNSATSQTNVDHVRDEIKEMTTMVVNDGGRPGSDVYFYALQLFTKKEHRDVFSALKDETASVRLEWIKRTWDLFMKKD, from the exons ATGATAAGGAAGTTCAATGAGCGGACAAACAGAAATTATGTTCGCAAGCAATTCAAGAATAGGTGGGATTTACTTAAAAAAGAGTACAATTGTTGGAAGACGTTGAACCAAAAGGCATCTGGCATTGGAATAGATCCTGTTACTAGGAGCATTGCGGCTACCGATGAATGGTGGGCGAATGAGATACAG AGGAATGAGATTGCCGCCAAGTTCCGATATGCTCCATTAGTTGATGAGCAAAGAATGAGTTTTATATTTGATGACCATAGTGTGACGAATGCATATGCAAGGGTCGCAACTCCCTCGTCTCAAGTTGATGCTTCTCAAATTAACATTGAAGAGGGTAATGAGGACGGCTCGGGATGTGAGTTAGATGTTAACCAAGTTACACCCACCAATGTTTCATCTAAAGGTCGAAAGAAGAGATCATGTCCTTATTCACCGAGTCCCAAGATGGTCCAAAAGGCGGCAAAAGATAGTGATGATAAAATGGTATTTAACCGTATGGTTGACCTTTGGGAGAGGAGGGAGATTAGCCGCAATTCGGCGACGTCTCAAACAAATGTGGATCATGTGAGAGATGAGATAAAAGAGATGACGACCATGGTGGTGAACGATGGAGGTCGTCCTGGAAGTGATGTGTATTTCTATGCTCTACAACTGTTTACGAAGAAGGAACATCGTGATGTGTTCAGTGCCCTCAAGGATGAGACTGCTAGTGTGAGGCTTGAATGGATCAAGAGGACATGGGATCTCTTTATGAAAAAAGATTAG